In Drosophila miranda strain MSH22 chromosome Y unlocalized genomic scaffold, D.miranda_PacBio2.1 Contig_Y3_pilon, whole genome shotgun sequence, a single window of DNA contains:
- the LOC117194792 gene encoding uncharacterized protein LOC117194792 — MLQRCNPGLPTSDWKVAKVETTQGPTNQAVLVLNKESLAPIEAAKGELNFGFSSVTIKVYKSDAAAAALPVVNPDVQDVAAEIEAPDDELEPDQEGFSSETELMLDFESMCRERVSDDSDADITVVENLEDGPKDPSNKSPPL, encoded by the coding sequence ATGCTGCAGAGATGCAACCCAGGACTACCAACCTCAGATTGGAAGGTAGCCAAGGTTGAGACGACACAAGGGCCGACTAACCAGGCAGTGCTCGTTCTCAataaagagtcgctggccccgatagaggcagcaaaaggagagctaaACTTCGGCTTCAGCTCGGTCACCATCAAGGTGTACAAATCGGACGCGGCGGCCGCGGCGCTTCCTGTCGTCAACCCAGACGTGCAGGATGTCGCTGCGGAGATCGAAGCGCCTGACGACGAGCTGGAGCCAGACCAGGAAGGCTTCTCCTCAGAGACAGAGCTGATGCTCGACTTTGAGTCAATGTGCCGAGAGAGAGTCTCAGATGACTCGGACGCGGACATCACGGTGgtggagaatcttgaagatggTCCTAAGGATCCTTCAAataaatctccaccactgtaa